In one Corallococcus sp. EGB genomic region, the following are encoded:
- a CDS encoding HAD family hydrolase gives MRLRAVLFDLDGTLVDSLGDIATAMNHALTRHGLPPHPEAAYLRFVGEGVAKLAERATGGAPPELQGQVLSTYHAYYDTHLFDRTRAYPGVEDALVQLAADGVRLGVLSNKSDDFVKRLAARLLPSVRFTAVYGERPGIPRKPDPTAALALAAELGVAPDACGFVGDTSVDMDTAKAAGMYGVGVSWGFRAAEELHAHGARAVVASAGDLLAALRTAGA, from the coding sequence ATGCGCCTGCGCGCCGTGCTCTTCGACCTGGATGGGACGCTGGTGGACTCGCTGGGGGACATCGCCACGGCGATGAACCACGCGCTCACGCGGCACGGCCTGCCGCCGCACCCGGAGGCCGCCTACCTGCGCTTCGTGGGGGAGGGCGTGGCGAAGCTGGCGGAGCGGGCCACGGGCGGGGCACCTCCGGAGCTCCAGGGCCAGGTGCTGTCCACCTACCACGCCTACTACGACACCCACCTGTTCGACCGGACGCGCGCCTACCCGGGCGTGGAGGACGCGCTCGTCCAGCTGGCGGCGGACGGCGTGCGCCTGGGCGTGCTCAGCAACAAGTCCGACGACTTCGTGAAGCGGCTGGCGGCGCGGCTGCTGCCCTCCGTGCGCTTCACGGCCGTGTACGGCGAGCGGCCCGGCATCCCCCGCAAGCCGGACCCCACCGCGGCCCTGGCCCTGGCGGCGGAGCTGGGCGTGGCGCCGGACGCGTGCGGCTTCGTGGGGGACACCTCCGTGGACATGGACACGGCGAAGGCCGCGGGCATGTACGGCGTGGGCGTCAGCTGGGGCTTCCGCGCGGCGGAGGAGCTGCACGCGCACGGCGCTCGCGCGGTGGTGGCCTCGGCGGGCGACCTCCTGGCCGCGCTCCGGACCGCGGGCGCCTGA
- a CDS encoding biopolymer transporter ExbD: MGIKVPGKRYGKRLEHSKVFGHGGHGKKNGNADLLITPLVDMFVIIVLFLIANFSATGEVLMMTKDIVLPEAVNVKEVEMHPVVMVSNDQVSVSGTIVGRVEDLTKDEYLNIPALEEKLRDMKKQFEDLHSMAGGGEAFKGDVNIQANKDVQFKVIKRVMFSCATAGYSNINFAVIQAGGSATGEKTAAATP, from the coding sequence ATGGGCATCAAGGTTCCCGGTAAGCGGTACGGCAAGCGGCTGGAGCACTCCAAGGTCTTCGGCCACGGCGGTCACGGCAAGAAGAACGGCAACGCCGACCTGCTCATCACCCCGCTCGTCGACATGTTCGTCATCATCGTGCTCTTCCTCATCGCGAACTTCTCCGCGACGGGCGAGGTGCTGATGATGACCAAGGACATCGTCCTCCCCGAAGCGGTCAACGTGAAGGAAGTGGAGATGCACCCGGTGGTGATGGTGTCCAACGACCAGGTCAGCGTGTCGGGCACCATCGTGGGCCGGGTGGAGGACCTCACCAAGGACGAGTACCTCAACATCCCCGCGCTGGAAGAGAAGCTGCGGGACATGAAGAAGCAGTTCGAGGACCTGCACTCCATGGCCGGCGGTGGCGAAGCCTTCAAGGGCGACGTGAACATCCAGGCCAACAAGGACGTCCAGTTCAAGGTCATCAAGCGGGTGATGTTCAGCTGCGCCACGGCCGGCTACAGCAACATCAACTTCGCCGTCATCCAGGCCGGTGGCTCGGCGACCGGTGAGAAGACCGCCGCCGCCACGCCCTGA
- a CDS encoding biopolymer transporter ExbD has product MAGGMDLGTGGKGGKKPLDTAINMVPFIDLMAVTISFLIMTAVWTQIGRLQVSQAGGASTDEQQEEEKTKTVQLTLLVSPTEMRLTADQSAFDPIPLTRDDKGRPDLTKLIARFKELKAQLPDQSAITLQTEDAVRYEDLVRIIDECIGSGLPQVSVSAAMG; this is encoded by the coding sequence ATGGCCGGCGGAATGGACCTGGGCACCGGCGGGAAGGGTGGCAAGAAGCCGCTCGATACCGCCATCAACATGGTGCCCTTCATCGACCTGATGGCAGTGACCATCAGCTTCCTCATCATGACGGCGGTCTGGACGCAGATTGGCCGTCTCCAGGTGTCGCAGGCCGGCGGGGCCTCCACGGACGAGCAGCAGGAGGAGGAGAAGACCAAGACGGTCCAGCTCACCCTCCTGGTGTCGCCCACGGAGATGCGCCTCACCGCCGACCAGAGCGCCTTCGACCCCATTCCCCTCACCCGGGATGACAAGGGCCGGCCGGACCTGACCAAGCTGATTGCGCGCTTCAAGGAGTTGAAGGCGCAGCTGCCAGACCAGTCCGCCATCACCCTTCAGACCGAGGACGCGGTCCGCTACGAGGACCTGGTCCGCATCATCGACGAGTGCATCGGCTCCGGGCTGCCCCAGGTGTCGGTCTCCGCGGCGATGGGCTAA
- a CDS encoding MotA/TolQ/ExbB proton channel family protein, which yields MNLGFAANLSVLANAASGNETFLQELGRRWESGQAGMYPIAVCLVIALSIIIERSIVLFGKASINKEGFLRGLKKHIYAGDLDKAINYVAGQKSTPLTNVIKAGLMNVPKGQEEVQAALDEASLRETPRLEARTGYLAMLGNAAMLAGLLGTVNGLITCFEAVANVNPADKATILANGISEAMNCTGFGLLTAIPSLIAFSVLMGRTQGLINDINETSVSVLNLIVANRDKFKNLNIPASAHAEE from the coding sequence ATGAACCTGGGGTTCGCAGCCAATCTGTCCGTCCTCGCCAACGCCGCCAGCGGCAATGAGACCTTCCTGCAGGAACTGGGGCGCCGCTGGGAGTCCGGTCAGGCGGGTATGTACCCCATCGCGGTCTGTCTGGTGATCGCGTTGTCCATCATCATCGAGCGCAGCATCGTGCTGTTCGGCAAGGCCTCCATCAACAAGGAAGGCTTCCTGCGCGGGCTGAAGAAGCACATCTACGCGGGTGACCTGGACAAGGCCATCAACTACGTGGCCGGCCAGAAGAGCACGCCGCTGACCAACGTCATCAAGGCCGGCCTGATGAACGTGCCGAAGGGCCAGGAAGAGGTCCAGGCGGCGCTCGACGAGGCCAGCCTGCGTGAGACGCCGCGCCTGGAGGCGCGCACGGGCTACCTGGCGATGCTCGGCAACGCGGCGATGCTCGCGGGCCTCCTGGGCACGGTGAACGGTCTCATCACCTGCTTCGAGGCGGTGGCGAACGTGAACCCGGCCGACAAGGCGACCATTCTGGCGAACGGCATCTCCGAAGCCATGAACTGCACGGGCTTCGGGCTGCTCACGGCCATCCCGTCGCTCATCGCCTTCTCCGTGCTGATGGGCCGCACCCAGGGCCTCATCAACGACATCAACGAGACCAGCGTCTCCGTGCTGAACCTCATCGTGGCCAACCGCGACAAGTTCAAGAACCTGAACATCCCGGCCTCCGCCCACGCCGAGGAGTAG